In Bacillus sp. NP247, one DNA window encodes the following:
- a CDS encoding YolD-like family protein translates to MKNANIPKGRGMVKWQPFASMPEQFAVIKEMIQEQTKVSRPVLTQDAKEVLENKLLTSFLGEEEILLTYYKDGYLYKNYITVININPLSETITCTDVFHNKRRFKFGDVIEVN, encoded by the coding sequence GTGAAGAATGCTAATATACCAAAAGGAAGAGGGATGGTAAAGTGGCAACCGTTTGCCAGTATGCCAGAGCAGTTCGCAGTTATTAAAGAAATGATACAGGAGCAAACGAAAGTCTCGCGTCCAGTCTTAACACAAGATGCAAAAGAGGTGCTTGAAAATAAGTTATTAACTTCATTTTTAGGTGAAGAAGAGATTTTACTTACATATTATAAAGATGGCTATCTATATAAAAATTACATAACAGTAATAAATATAAATCCATTAAGTGAGACGATTACTTGTACGGATGTTTTTCATAATAAAAGAAGGTTTAAGTTTGGTGATGTAATTGAAGTGAATTAG
- the ppsA gene encoding phosphoenolpyruvate synthase has protein sequence MSSFVLDFQEIEKTQLSLVGGKGLNLGELTNIQGIQVPEGFCVTTVGYEKAIEQNEVFQTLLTQLVILKIEDRNQIGEMSKKIRETIMEVEIPSDVVEAVSHYLSRFGDEHAYAVRSSATAEDLPYASFAGQQDTYLNIIGKEAILQHVRKCWASLFTDRAVVYRMQNGFDHNQVSICVVVQRMVSPEASGILFTADPITSNRKVLSIDASFGLGEALVSGIVCADNYKVKEEKIVDKMIATKKLAIYALKEGGTETKQIDPVQQKIQTLSEQQILQLAQIGRQIEAYFGCPQDIEWCLVEGTFYIVQSRPITTLYPIPEANDQENHVYVSVGHQQMMTDAMKPLGLSFFLLTTSAPMRKAGGRLFVDATPKLASPTSRDYLINTLGKSDPLIRDALTTVIERDNFIKLLPEDEKEKSVGKSMPPARSQPQIENNPAIVTDLIKNSQASIEELKQNIQTKSGMDVLDFILEDIKQLREVLFSPQSIAVIMAGMNASTWMNEKMEQWLGEKNAADTLSQSVQNNITSEMGLALMDVADVIRPYPNVIEYLQHVKDNSFLDELVQFKDGEKARDAIDAFLNKYGMRCSGEIDITKTRWSEKPTTIIPMILNNIRDFEIGAGKRKFEAGLQEALKKEEELLERLQHLPDSKQKIEETKRMISNIRNFIGYREYPKYGMINRYFIYKQAILKEAEQLVQNSVINEIEDIYYLTFEELREVVRTNKLDYKVIHKQKNDYKVYEKLTPPRVMTSDGEIITGKYKRENLPAEAIVGLPVSSGVIEGRARVILNMEDANLEDGDILVTAFTDPGWTPLFVSIKGLVTEVGGLMTHGAVIAREYGLPAVVGVENATKLIKDGQRIRVHGTEGYIEIL, from the coding sequence ATGAGTTCTTTCGTTCTCGATTTTCAGGAAATAGAAAAAACACAGCTTTCGCTCGTTGGTGGAAAAGGATTGAATTTAGGGGAGTTAACAAACATTCAAGGGATACAAGTGCCAGAAGGATTTTGTGTTACAACGGTAGGATATGAAAAGGCCATCGAACAAAATGAAGTGTTTCAAACTTTGTTGACTCAACTAGTAATACTAAAAATTGAAGATCGAAATCAAATTGGTGAAATGAGTAAGAAAATCAGAGAAACCATTATGGAAGTAGAAATTCCTTCCGATGTAGTGGAAGCGGTGTCTCATTATCTCTCTCGTTTTGGCGATGAGCATGCTTATGCAGTGCGTTCTAGTGCTACTGCTGAAGATTTACCATATGCCTCGTTTGCTGGTCAACAAGATACGTATTTAAATATCATCGGAAAAGAAGCGATTTTGCAGCATGTAAGAAAGTGCTGGGCTTCCTTATTTACGGATCGTGCAGTAGTTTACCGAATGCAAAATGGTTTTGATCATAATCAAGTTTCTATATGTGTTGTCGTTCAAAGAATGGTTTCCCCGGAGGCGTCGGGCATTTTATTTACTGCTGATCCGATTACTTCTAACCGAAAGGTGTTATCGATTGATGCCAGTTTTGGACTTGGTGAGGCTTTAGTATCAGGCATAGTATGTGCTGATAATTATAAAGTGAAGGAAGAAAAAATAGTCGATAAGATGATAGCAACTAAAAAATTGGCTATCTATGCTTTAAAAGAGGGCGGAACAGAGACGAAACAGATTGATCCGGTTCAGCAAAAGATTCAAACATTATCTGAACAACAAATATTACAACTAGCACAGATTGGAAGACAGATTGAAGCTTATTTTGGTTGTCCGCAAGATATTGAATGGTGTTTAGTTGAGGGGACATTTTATATTGTCCAAAGTAGGCCGATAACTACTCTATATCCAATTCCAGAAGCAAACGATCAAGAAAATCACGTGTATGTATCCGTTGGTCACCAACAAATGATGACCGATGCGATGAAACCACTAGGGTTATCTTTCTTCCTGTTAACGACTAGTGCTCCTATGCGTAAAGCGGGGGGAAGGTTATTTGTTGATGCTACACCAAAATTAGCTTCACCTACTAGCAGAGATTACTTAATAAACACTTTAGGAAAATCGGATCCGCTCATACGAGATGCATTAACGACTGTAATAGAGCGAGATAATTTTATCAAATTGTTACCGGAGGATGAAAAAGAAAAGAGTGTTGGTAAAAGTATGCCGCCTGCAAGATCGCAACCACAAATCGAAAACAATCCAGCAATCGTTACGGATTTAATAAAGAATAGTCAAGCATCGATCGAAGAGTTAAAACAAAACATTCAAACGAAATCAGGGATGGATGTACTTGATTTTATTTTGGAAGATATTAAGCAATTAAGGGAAGTATTATTTAGCCCGCAAAGTATAGCTGTCATTATGGCAGGTATGAATGCTTCAACATGGATGAATGAAAAGATGGAGCAATGGCTAGGTGAAAAAAATGCAGCAGACACACTTTCTCAATCGGTACAAAATAATATTACTTCAGAAATGGGTTTAGCATTAATGGATGTTGCGGATGTGATTCGTCCTTATCCGAATGTCATTGAATATTTACAACATGTAAAAGATAATAGCTTTTTAGATGAATTAGTTCAGTTTAAAGACGGAGAAAAAGCTCGAGATGCAATCGATGCTTTTCTAAATAAATACGGAATGAGATGCAGCGGAGAAATCGACATTACGAAAACGCGCTGGAGTGAAAAGCCAACTACAATTATCCCGATGATTTTAAATAACATAAGAGATTTTGAAATTGGTGCTGGTAAACGGAAATTTGAAGCAGGGCTGCAGGAAGCTTTGAAAAAAGAAGAAGAGTTATTAGAGCGATTGCAGCACTTGCCGGATAGTAAACAAAAAATAGAAGAGACGAAGCGAATGATTAGTAACATTCGCAATTTCATCGGTTATCGCGAATACCCGAAATACGGTATGATTAATCGCTATTTCATATATAAGCAGGCAATATTGAAAGAAGCCGAGCAACTCGTGCAAAATAGCGTTATTAATGAAATAGAAGATATATACTATCTAACTTTTGAAGAACTTCGCGAAGTCGTCCGTACAAATAAACTAGATTACAAGGTTATTCATAAACAAAAAAATGATTACAAAGTATATGAAAAACTAACGCCACCGCGTGTGATGACGTCTGATGGAGAAATCATTACAGGTAAATATAAACGAGAAAATCTCCCGGCTGAAGCGATTGTAGGTCTGCCTGTTTCCTCAGGGGTTATTGAGGGGAGAGCTCGCGTTATTTTAAATATGGAAGATGCGAATTTAGAAGATGGAGATATATTGGTTACGGCATTTACTGACCCTGGCTGGACACCATTGTTTGTGTCTATAAAAGGGTTAGTCACTGAAGTTGGCGGGCTCATGACGCACGGAGCAGTTATCGCACGTGAATATGGATTACCAGCAGTCGTAGGGGTAGAGAATGCTACGAAACTAATAAAAGACGGGCAACGAATTCGGGTACATGGAACAGAGGGGTATATTGAAATACTGTAG